One Ammoniphilus sp. CFH 90114 genomic window carries:
- the recN gene encoding DNA repair protein RecN: protein MIVELTIKNLAVIKHVTIPFQTGLNILTGETGAGKSILIDAIGFLLGGRGSADYVRYGEKKAEIEALFEVEQDHPLFELLPQLGIEPPDDGMLILKRDITAQGKSICRINGQLVTLATLKEVGPWLVNIHGQHEHQSLMDADRHLNWLDAFAGEELRSSKEEYGQVYRDYRTARSEYIKFAKNEQHLAQRQDMLAFQLQEITEANLQPLEDEEMMKGKIRLVNGEKLYKGIDDAYSSLTGEHASLDWVGLALSNLESITAYDESLNEIQVQLEAAFFQLEEVARSLRSYRDSLDFDPFRLQEIEDRLGEIQRLKRKYGKSVEEILEYAASIEDELDSIVNREERLVALKGRVKDLAQDLAIEAVELSTQRQIAAAHLSLKIEEQLKDLHMEKAKFSIEVRYQDDQQGIEVNGSKVRVKETGIDEVEFMISPNPGEPLRPVAKIASGGELSRIMLGMKAILADLEPIGALIFDEVDTGVSGRAAQAIAEKLVAVSRNKQVLCITHLPQMACMADAHFYISKTASDTETMTRVEYLTEAERVNELARLLGGVEVTETTRNHAREMLKLAEQSKENIQEPSHN, encoded by the coding sequence ATGATTGTTGAATTAACAATAAAGAATTTAGCTGTCATTAAGCATGTAACAATACCGTTCCAAACAGGTCTCAATATTCTTACTGGAGAGACAGGTGCAGGAAAGTCCATCCTTATTGATGCTATTGGCTTCTTGTTGGGGGGGCGCGGTTCCGCGGATTATGTCAGGTATGGTGAGAAGAAAGCCGAGATTGAAGCGCTATTCGAGGTGGAACAAGATCACCCTCTCTTCGAGTTGCTTCCTCAACTAGGGATCGAACCTCCGGATGATGGAATGCTGATTCTTAAGCGAGACATCACAGCTCAGGGGAAGAGCATATGCCGAATTAATGGACAGTTGGTTACTCTAGCTACTCTTAAAGAGGTAGGGCCTTGGTTGGTGAACATCCACGGACAGCATGAACATCAGTCTCTGATGGATGCTGACCGTCACCTTAATTGGCTAGATGCATTTGCTGGTGAGGAGTTACGTTCAAGTAAAGAAGAGTATGGCCAAGTTTATCGGGATTACAGAACTGCGCGTTCCGAATATATCAAATTCGCAAAAAACGAACAACATTTAGCACAAAGGCAAGATATGCTTGCCTTTCAACTTCAGGAAATTACTGAGGCCAATTTACAGCCTCTTGAAGATGAAGAAATGATGAAGGGAAAAATTCGCCTAGTTAACGGTGAGAAGCTTTATAAGGGAATTGATGATGCCTATTCGTCACTAACGGGAGAACATGCCTCTCTAGATTGGGTAGGATTAGCCTTATCGAACCTAGAGAGTATTACAGCCTACGATGAAAGTTTAAATGAAATTCAAGTTCAACTTGAAGCAGCCTTCTTTCAATTAGAGGAAGTAGCTAGATCATTACGTTCCTATCGAGATAGTCTTGACTTTGATCCTTTCCGCTTACAGGAAATCGAGGATAGGCTAGGCGAAATTCAACGACTAAAACGTAAATATGGAAAAAGCGTAGAAGAAATATTGGAATATGCAGCCTCCATAGAAGATGAATTAGATTCCATTGTTAATCGTGAGGAACGGTTAGTTGCGCTTAAAGGAAGAGTAAAAGACCTTGCCCAAGACCTTGCTATAGAGGCTGTTGAACTATCTACTCAGCGACAGATTGCGGCTGCGCACTTAAGTCTTAAAATTGAAGAACAATTGAAGGATCTTCATATGGAAAAGGCAAAGTTTTCAATTGAAGTGCGCTACCAGGATGATCAACAGGGTATTGAAGTAAACGGAAGTAAAGTCAGAGTCAAAGAGACCGGGATCGATGAAGTGGAATTTATGATATCACCGAATCCAGGAGAGCCCTTAAGACCTGTAGCCAAGATCGCCTCTGGAGGAGAATTATCGCGGATTATGTTAGGAATGAAGGCTATCTTAGCAGATCTTGAACCGATTGGAGCTTTAATCTTTGATGAGGTCGACACGGGTGTCAGTGGACGAGCTGCCCAAGCTATCGCTGAAAAGCTGGTTGCTGTATCCCGTAATAAACAAGTATTGTGTATTACTCATCTCCCTCAGATGGCTTGCATGGCCGATGCTCATTTTTACATCTCCAAGACAGCCAGCGATACAGAAACCATGACACGTGTTGAATACTTGACGGAGGCAGAGCGTGTGAATGAATTAGCCCGCTTATTAGGGGGAGTGGAGGTAACAGAAACCACTCGCAACCATGCAAGGGAAATGCTAAAACTGGCTGAACAAAGCAAAGAGAACATCCAGGAACCAAGCCATAATTGA
- the spoIVB gene encoding SpoIVB peptidase: MTQQVKKKWLGFLLLVLSICAVFSTPFQDFASLPDEIRLFQGSIQQLKLSLPVTGSIAASNPNVVDINGASTTEASINYSSPVTINSKQSGETELQLKVGNVPIKTVKVNVLDEYKVYPGGQSIGVQLQTAGVLVVGHHLVDTGTEKISPGELAKIRVGDMILKINGMYINDIEEVGKLVKEAGEKKEALTILVARGEEKIEVQLTPAHDAKDSAYRMGLYIRDSAAGVGTLTFYDPKTKKYGALGHVISDIDTGKPIVVGDGHVVQSRVTSIEKGMNGAPGEKFAIFQNEKQKLGNIIKNTPFGIFGEMDKYPDNNLVNEPLPIALTEQVEEGPAEIMTVVDGQKVEKFNIEIVNVIQQRFPATKGMIIKVTDPRLLEKTGGIVQGMSGSPIIQKGRIVGAVTHVFVNDPTSGYGLFIEWMLQDAGIDINGQKKLKAS, encoded by the coding sequence TTGACGCAGCAAGTTAAGAAAAAATGGCTAGGGTTTCTTTTATTAGTATTATCCATTTGTGCTGTTTTTTCCACACCTTTTCAGGATTTTGCCTCTCTTCCGGATGAAATTCGTCTTTTTCAAGGATCAATTCAACAGCTGAAGCTCTCCCTTCCGGTCACAGGTAGCATTGCTGCAAGCAATCCCAATGTAGTGGATATTAACGGAGCTTCCACAACAGAAGCAAGTATTAATTATAGCTCCCCTGTCACCATCAATTCAAAGCAAAGCGGAGAGACTGAACTACAGTTAAAAGTTGGTAATGTCCCCATTAAGACAGTAAAAGTTAACGTACTGGATGAATATAAGGTGTATCCAGGAGGACAGTCTATTGGGGTTCAACTACAGACAGCTGGTGTCCTTGTCGTCGGTCATCATCTGGTAGATACAGGTACAGAGAAAATTTCCCCAGGTGAATTAGCAAAGATTAGAGTAGGGGATATGATTCTGAAGATCAACGGCATGTACATTAATGATATTGAAGAGGTAGGCAAGCTCGTAAAAGAAGCGGGGGAGAAAAAAGAAGCCTTAACGATCTTGGTTGCAAGAGGAGAGGAAAAGATTGAAGTTCAGCTTACACCTGCGCATGATGCTAAGGATAGCGCCTATAGGATGGGGTTGTATATCCGAGATAGTGCAGCGGGGGTAGGTACGCTAACCTTTTACGATCCAAAAACGAAAAAGTATGGAGCCTTAGGACATGTTATTTCTGACATTGATACAGGGAAACCGATCGTGGTGGGCGACGGTCATGTAGTTCAGTCCCGTGTAACATCGATAGAAAAGGGAATGAATGGAGCTCCAGGAGAAAAATTTGCGATCTTTCAAAACGAAAAGCAAAAGTTAGGAAACATTATTAAGAACACACCGTTTGGAATATTTGGCGAAATGGACAAATATCCTGACAATAATTTAGTGAATGAACCGTTACCGATTGCGCTAACGGAGCAAGTGGAGGAAGGACCTGCGGAAATCATGACGGTAGTTGATGGTCAAAAGGTTGAAAAATTTAACATTGAGATTGTCAATGTTATTCAGCAACGATTTCCTGCAACAAAAGGGATGATTATTAAAGTTACGGATCCACGACTGTTAGAAAAAACAGGCGGCATTGTACAGGGGATGAGCGGTAGTCCGATCATCCAGAAAGGACGCATTGTAGGGGCTGTTACCCACGTATTCGTCAATGATCCTACATCAGGTTATGGGCTGTTTATTGAATGGATGTTGCAAGATGCAGGAATTGATATCAATGGGCAAAAGAAACTCAAGGCAAGTTAA
- the spo0A gene encoding sporulation transcription factor Spo0A, which translates to MGTIRVVLADDNREFTELLKEYINSQGDMEVTGIAFNGNEVFKIFERDGIPDVLILDIIMPHLDGLAVLEHIRSLSNGQQPKVIMLTAFGQEEVTKKAVELGASYYILKPFDMDVLANRIRQVAGSNNSYTIKPVIKTPTAATKTKSLDQNITSIIHEIGVPAHIKGYMYLREAITMVYNDVELLGSITKVLYPDIAKKFNTTASRVERAIRHAIEVAWSRGNMDSIGTLFGYTVSNSKAKPTNSEFIAMVADKLRIENRVG; encoded by the coding sequence TTGGGTACCATTCGCGTAGTTTTAGCTGATGATAATAGAGAGTTCACAGAGCTGCTAAAGGAATACATTAACAGTCAAGGAGACATGGAGGTTACAGGTATCGCATTTAACGGTAACGAGGTATTTAAGATCTTCGAGCGAGACGGTATTCCCGATGTGCTTATTTTAGACATCATCATGCCTCACCTTGATGGCTTGGCAGTTCTTGAACATATTCGCAGCTTATCGAACGGTCAACAGCCTAAGGTTATCATGTTAACGGCGTTCGGGCAGGAAGAAGTGACGAAGAAGGCAGTTGAACTTGGAGCATCTTATTATATTCTCAAGCCATTTGACATGGACGTACTGGCCAATCGGATCCGACAAGTAGCTGGAAGCAATAATTCCTATACAATTAAACCGGTTATTAAGACTCCTACAGCTGCGACGAAGACGAAGAGTCTAGACCAGAACATTACCTCCATTATTCACGAGATTGGCGTTCCTGCTCATATTAAGGGTTACATGTACCTAAGAGAAGCGATTACGATGGTTTATAATGATGTTGAACTTTTAGGCTCCATTACCAAAGTTCTTTATCCGGATATTGCCAAGAAGTTTAATACGACGGCAAGCCGGGTAGAAAGAGCAATTCGTCATGCCATTGAGGTAGCTTGGTCGCGAGGAAATATGGATTCTATTGGTACACTCTTCGGATATACTGTGAGCAACTCGAAAGCGAAGCCTACAAATTCAGAATTTATTGCGATGGTGGCAGATAAGCTGCGAATTGAGAATCGGGTCGGCTGA
- a CDS encoding CAP-associated domain-containing protein codes for MKSRILWILLSCFLLVVFSSCAHAERLEIKSEKPSLSNGQGKTDEWLAKPEEAGKDQGIYGIHLGLDAKEVRQKLGEPDRKDLSLLGYEWWIYNKSLDKYIQVGMKENKVVDLYSPVSSWKYKSVQEMKLESKVSFSYDRAKFTLENQVEERPLAWLEDHAVIFYLDRHNQQKISGIRFMEKDLVVKSRTYALSWSYSGQAPKVEGPILTASEERQAREGLERQILDLVNVTRSSQGLHPLLWNEQAAKVARAHSKDMLSNQYFDHISATTGLSPFDRLKKQGVKYRMAGENIAAGYRDAIEVHHGWMNSLGHRQNILQADFTTLGVGVEGEYFTQKFVTP; via the coding sequence TTGAAGTCGAGAATATTGTGGATCCTATTATCTTGCTTTCTCTTAGTTGTTTTTTCTTCTTGTGCTCACGCAGAAAGACTAGAGATTAAAAGTGAAAAACCGTCACTTAGCAATGGTCAAGGGAAAACTGACGAATGGTTAGCTAAACCAGAAGAAGCAGGTAAAGATCAGGGGATATACGGAATTCACTTGGGTTTAGATGCGAAAGAAGTTAGGCAAAAATTGGGGGAACCCGACAGAAAGGATCTTAGCCTGCTTGGGTACGAGTGGTGGATCTACAATAAATCACTGGATAAGTATATTCAGGTAGGAATGAAGGAAAATAAGGTAGTTGATCTGTACTCTCCTGTCTCATCATGGAAGTACAAGAGTGTGCAGGAAATGAAATTAGAATCGAAAGTAAGCTTTTCCTATGATCGTGCTAAATTTACACTGGAAAATCAGGTCGAGGAGAGACCACTGGCCTGGCTTGAGGATCACGCTGTCATTTTTTACCTAGATAGACATAACCAGCAGAAAATTAGTGGCATACGGTTTATGGAAAAAGACTTGGTGGTTAAAAGTAGGACGTATGCATTGAGTTGGAGCTATTCAGGGCAGGCTCCCAAGGTAGAAGGGCCAATCTTGACAGCTTCTGAGGAGAGGCAAGCGCGGGAAGGGTTGGAGAGACAGATCCTAGATCTGGTTAATGTAACGCGCAGCAGTCAGGGTCTTCATCCATTGTTATGGAATGAGCAAGCCGCCAAGGTGGCTCGAGCTCATAGCAAGGATATGTTGAGTAACCAGTATTTTGATCACATCTCCGCGACTACCGGATTAAGTCCCTTCGATCGGTTAAAAAAGCAGGGAGTAAAATACCGAATGGCAGGTGAAAATATAGCTGCCGGGTATAGGGATGCAATTGAAGTGCACCATGGTTGGATGAACTCCTTGGGACATAGACAGAATATACTGCAAGCTGACTTTACGACTTTAGGTGTAGGAGTGGAAGGCGAGTACTTTACCCAAAAATTTGTTACACCTTAG
- the yppF gene encoding YppF family protein: MTLEKILNDFIQVKQATPSNVDELLDFAQRSYILGHLCISQYQSIYRELNKQGARKPDYPILAEA, translated from the coding sequence ATGACATTAGAAAAGATACTTAATGATTTTATTCAAGTCAAACAAGCGACCCCCTCAAATGTAGATGAGTTATTAGATTTTGCACAACGGAGCTATATACTTGGGCACTTATGCATCTCACAATATCAGAGCATTTATCGTGAATTAAATAAACAAGGAGCTCGAAAACCCGATTATCCTATACTCGCCGAAGCCTAA
- a CDS encoding YxcD family protein, with protein METIKLAEQDIVNAICLYIADKKQVNPQDVEVELMWDEQYGFSAEVFALQRQQVLIEANMIEAIRFWLHDQMKKDPFGAALELMLSEEEGITAYARY; from the coding sequence ATGGAAACCATAAAACTAGCTGAGCAGGATATCGTAAACGCCATTTGTTTATACATAGCGGATAAGAAACAAGTTAATCCTCAAGACGTTGAAGTAGAATTAATGTGGGATGAGCAATACGGCTTTTCTGCTGAAGTCTTTGCTTTACAGAGACAGCAAGTCCTCATTGAGGCGAATATGATAGAAGCGATCCGGTTCTGGTTGCATGATCAAATGAAGAAGGATCCTTTTGGTGCAGCGCTTGAGCTAATGTTAAGTGAAGAAGAAGGCATAACGGCCTACGCAAGGTATTAA
- the steA gene encoding putative cytokinetic ring protein SteA: MFAKRIKATVRGTVIVDRKTKNLLKRIKPGQIAVICHEDIDEIAARDLVATKVKAVINTATSISGSYMSVGAKILLHHHIPLYDTEVHLSKFHDGDTIEIIDDKIIFSDATYAVSREVTQQEVAEKLELAHGNLESRLHLFIENTLDYAQREKDFFTSSLPGLPLDTKLSKRHVLIVVRGKHYREDLRAIRSYIEDYHPILIGVDGGADALLEEGWTPDLIIGDMDSVSDYALNSGAEIIVHAYPNGYAPAGSRLEQLNVAYHVLPAPGTSEDVAMLFAYEHGAEWIVALGAHSNMIDFLEKGRKGMASTVLVRMKMGMKLIDAKGVSMLYQRRVKWKNFFFLSSAAAVPVVAASLISPAVRQFWHLLWLQLKFYLM; the protein is encoded by the coding sequence TTGTTTGCCAAGCGAATCAAAGCAACGGTTCGGGGAACGGTCATTGTGGACCGAAAAACGAAAAATCTTCTAAAGCGAATCAAACCGGGCCAAATTGCAGTCATATGCCACGAAGATATTGATGAAATTGCGGCAAGAGATCTCGTAGCAACTAAGGTCAAAGCCGTTATTAACACAGCCACATCCATATCTGGAAGTTATATGAGTGTTGGAGCAAAGATTCTTCTCCATCATCATATTCCTCTTTATGACACGGAAGTTCATCTAAGTAAATTTCATGATGGAGATACCATCGAGATTATTGATGATAAAATTATTTTTTCGGACGCTACTTATGCTGTTTCAAGAGAAGTCACTCAGCAGGAAGTAGCTGAAAAATTAGAGCTTGCACATGGTAATCTAGAGAGTCGACTCCATTTATTCATAGAAAATACGCTAGATTATGCTCAAAGGGAGAAGGATTTCTTTACTTCATCCTTACCGGGATTACCCCTTGATACAAAGCTGTCCAAGCGCCATGTCTTAATTGTGGTCCGAGGGAAGCATTATAGAGAGGATCTGCGTGCCATACGATCCTATATTGAAGACTACCACCCAATCCTTATTGGGGTGGATGGTGGTGCAGATGCATTGCTTGAAGAGGGATGGACGCCGGATCTTATCATCGGGGATATGGATAGTGTTTCAGACTATGCTCTCAACAGTGGTGCAGAGATCATTGTACATGCTTACCCAAATGGCTATGCGCCCGCAGGATCAAGACTTGAACAGCTAAATGTCGCGTACCATGTTCTACCGGCTCCTGGGACAAGTGAAGATGTAGCGATGTTGTTTGCTTATGAACACGGTGCGGAGTGGATCGTTGCCTTAGGAGCACACTCAAATATGATTGATTTCTTAGAAAAGGGAAGAAAGGGAATGGCGAGTACCGTCCTCGTTCGAATGAAGATGGGGATGAAGCTGATTGATGCAAAAGGAGTCAGCATGCTTTATCAGAGAAGGGTAAAGTGGAAAAACTTCTTCTTCCTCAGTTCCGCAGCAGCTGTCCCTGTTGTTGCGGCAAGCTTAATTAGTCCAGCCGTTCGTCAGTTCTGGCATTTACTATGGCTGCAGCTAAAATTTTACCTAATGTAG
- a CDS encoding copper transporter — protein MITLRYHIISISAVFLSLGLGIILGGSIGQNWINEKQQTLLLSIEEKYDQAVKSNEELQEQIQELSFRIEQSNQEFSALVTNGYQSVLQGKKIGIWKPEEEPAQHIEEFLESAGLEIIWLETRMPSEVYPVIFIDGELPSWYGQIDSKMRITLHDSTLNPTEQWELLRNIQHLYKEIHHEH, from the coding sequence ATGATCACCTTGCGATATCATATCATCAGTATCTCGGCTGTATTCTTATCCCTTGGTTTAGGTATTATTCTGGGGGGGAGCATCGGGCAAAATTGGATTAATGAGAAACAGCAGACATTACTTCTTAGTATAGAGGAGAAGTATGACCAAGCAGTAAAAAGTAACGAGGAATTGCAAGAGCAGATACAGGAGTTAAGTTTTAGGATTGAACAATCGAATCAGGAATTTAGTGCATTGGTGACAAACGGTTATCAGTCGGTTCTACAAGGGAAAAAGATTGGAATATGGAAGCCAGAGGAAGAACCGGCTCAGCATATCGAGGAATTTCTTGAGTCGGCTGGTTTAGAGATCATCTGGTTGGAGACTAGGATGCCAAGCGAAGTGTATCCTGTTATCTTTATCGACGGAGAACTTCCGAGCTGGTATGGACAAATAGACTCGAAAATGCGTATCACACTTCATGATTCTACTCTGAATCCTACTGAGCAATGGGAACTGCTAAGAAACATCCAACACTTGTATAAGGAGATTCACCATGAGCATTAG
- a CDS encoding glycosyltransferase family 2 protein: protein MSISAIIPAYNEERLLPETIKSLRQVEEISEIVVVDDGSTDSTNHCAQQLADRVISLAGNCGKGEALRQGYLASHGEVVLFLDSDLGHTAVLARYLLRPVLRGSADMTIAVFPPPLKKSGFGLVKGLARQGIHKLTGFHSLSPLSGQRALTREAADSIEHWDVRFGIEVGMTIDVLRSGYSVLEIPIPFSHRETGRDLAGFFHRGRQMIDVGRMLRKKWLAP, encoded by the coding sequence ATGAGCATTAGTGCCATCATACCCGCCTATAATGAGGAACGGCTGTTACCTGAAACGATTAAAAGTCTTAGGCAAGTAGAAGAAATTTCTGAAATTGTGGTTGTCGATGATGGTAGTACAGATAGTACAAATCACTGTGCCCAACAACTTGCTGATCGTGTGATTTCCCTTGCAGGGAATTGTGGAAAAGGTGAGGCCTTACGTCAGGGGTATCTAGCTTCTCATGGTGAAGTCGTGTTATTTCTTGACAGTGACTTAGGTCATACAGCTGTTCTAGCCCGTTATTTATTGCGGCCTGTTCTGAGGGGTTCAGCGGATATGACGATTGCTGTCTTTCCACCTCCGCTGAAAAAATCTGGATTTGGATTAGTCAAGGGATTAGCAAGACAAGGCATACATAAGCTGACAGGTTTTCATTCCTTGTCTCCTTTATCAGGTCAAAGGGCATTAACGCGGGAGGCGGCAGACTCCATCGAGCATTGGGATGTTCGATTTGGAATTGAAGTAGGAATGACGATTGATGTCCTTCGCTCGGGGTATTCTGTTTTGGAGATTCCCATTCCCTTTAGTCACAGGGAGACGGGAAGAGATCTTGCTGGATTCTTTCATCGTGGCAGACAAATGATAGATGTGGGAAGGATGCTGAGAAAAAAATGGCTGGCTCCATAG
- a CDS encoding DUF2627 family protein, translating to MLLAQRLLAVFVIVIPGLLAGYGWNIMRDVIFFSFTPEGGSLPVLKFIGGLALFLLGVAFIAGFFVHRDKKKKKI from the coding sequence ATGTTGTTAGCACAACGATTGTTGGCTGTTTTTGTGATTGTCATTCCTGGTCTTTTGGCTGGCTATGGATGGAATATCATGCGTGATGTTATTTTCTTTAGTTTCACTCCAGAAGGCGGTTCACTCCCTGTACTTAAATTTATTGGCGGACTTGCCTTATTTCTGCTCGGTGTGGCCTTTATTGCCGGTTTTTTTGTGCATCGAGATAAAAAGAAGAAAAAAATCTAA
- a CDS encoding sigma-54-dependent Fis family transcriptional regulator: MAKRFLIVGAGRGGTALLKALLTIEWVSIVSITDINLEAPGIQFAKENQIPYASSYEPFIFSEEIDVILEATGNSTVYHDLERKKTLSTILIPGTVANIVMSLIEQKERLIHQLEQKSQELNTFLNSTHDAIVAVNSQGVITLFNRSAERILDVKREEVVGTEAKDTIPNTRLHHVLQTGESELNREQALTSNKRIITNRVAVSDNQGNIIGAVAVFRDITEVLSLAEEITDLKGVQTFLEAIINSSEDAISVVDALGNGMLINPAYTRLTGLSPEDILGKPADVDISEGESMHLKVLQTRKPVRGAHMKVGPKKKDVIVNVAPVVVDGTLKGSVGVIHDVTEFKKLAEELERAKRIIRTLEAKYTFQDIMGFSDTMLVAVDQAQKAAMTPATVLLRGESGTGKELFAHAIHNESSRKYSQFLRVNCAAITDQLLESELFGYEEGAFTGAKKGGKRGLFEEASGGTIFLDEIGEMSVNTQAKLLRVLQEKEIIRVGGTKSIPIDVRIIAATHVNLEKAIQQGHFREDLYYRLNMMPIMIPPLRYRKEDILPLSLHLIRKFNQEYGRAVEDLHADTLEILQSYDWPGNVRELENVVGRSIINMRFTETRILPHHLPSLITKPLAESSPPRSARIEQTQSNQTGKLSEILEAVEKNVIYKVFEESGRNKTQTAKRLGLSIRSLYYKMEKYKLN, translated from the coding sequence ATGGCCAAAAGATTCCTTATTGTTGGTGCCGGACGAGGAGGAACGGCTCTTTTGAAAGCGCTACTAACGATAGAGTGGGTCTCTATCGTTTCTATAACAGACATCAACTTAGAAGCTCCGGGGATTCAATTTGCTAAGGAAAATCAAATACCTTATGCGAGTTCTTATGAACCCTTTATTTTTTCCGAAGAAATTGATGTTATCCTAGAAGCCACGGGAAATTCAACCGTTTATCATGACTTGGAGCGGAAAAAGACCTTGAGTACGATTTTAATTCCAGGTACTGTGGCGAATATTGTTATGTCTCTAATTGAACAAAAGGAACGTCTCATTCATCAATTAGAGCAAAAAAGCCAAGAACTCAATACATTCCTTAACTCTACACATGATGCCATCGTTGCGGTAAACTCGCAAGGTGTTATTACCTTATTTAATCGCTCAGCGGAACGGATTCTGGATGTGAAAAGGGAAGAAGTAGTAGGTACCGAAGCAAAGGATACGATCCCCAATACAAGATTGCATCATGTGTTGCAGACTGGCGAATCTGAGTTGAATCGGGAACAGGCTCTTACAAGCAACAAACGGATTATTACGAATCGTGTAGCGGTTTCAGACAACCAAGGAAATATTATTGGGGCTGTGGCTGTGTTTCGCGACATCACAGAGGTACTTTCGTTGGCTGAAGAAATCACGGATTTAAAAGGGGTGCAGACGTTCTTAGAGGCTATTATTAATTCTTCTGAAGATGCCATTTCCGTTGTTGATGCGTTAGGAAATGGGATGCTGATTAATCCTGCATATACCCGACTAACTGGGCTAAGTCCAGAGGACATCTTAGGAAAACCGGCAGATGTAGATATCTCTGAGGGGGAAAGCATGCATTTAAAGGTCCTTCAGACTCGCAAACCCGTACGTGGGGCACATATGAAGGTTGGACCGAAGAAGAAAGACGTCATTGTGAATGTAGCGCCTGTCGTTGTGGATGGAACACTAAAGGGGAGTGTAGGGGTCATTCACGATGTGACTGAGTTTAAGAAACTGGCTGAAGAATTAGAGAGAGCGAAACGAATTATCCGGACGTTAGAGGCTAAATATACTTTCCAAGATATTATGGGTTTTAGTGATACGATGCTCGTTGCAGTGGATCAAGCTCAAAAAGCGGCGATGACCCCTGCTACAGTCCTATTACGAGGTGAATCAGGAACAGGGAAGGAATTATTCGCCCATGCGATACACAACGAGAGCAGCAGGAAATACAGTCAATTCCTTCGTGTCAATTGTGCCGCGATTACGGACCAATTATTAGAAAGCGAACTGTTCGGGTACGAGGAAGGGGCGTTTACAGGTGCGAAGAAAGGTGGAAAACGAGGTTTATTCGAAGAGGCTAGTGGAGGAACCATCTTCTTAGATGAGATCGGGGAGATGTCGGTAAATACTCAAGCCAAATTGCTAAGAGTCCTACAGGAGAAGGAAATTATCCGAGTAGGGGGAACCAAGTCCATCCCTATTGATGTTCGCATCATTGCGGCTACGCATGTGAATTTAGAGAAGGCGATTCAACAAGGACATTTTCGTGAAGATCTCTATTATCGGTTAAATATGATGCCCATTATGATTCCACCTCTTCGTTATCGAAAAGAGGATATCCTTCCTCTCTCTCTTCATCTGATTAGAAAATTCAATCAAGAATACGGCAGGGCAGTGGAAGACTTGCATGCCGATACTCTTGAAATTTTACAAAGTTATGATTGGCCGGGTAATGTGCGTGAGTTAGAAAATGTAGTAGGAAGATCGATTATCAATATGAGATTTACTGAAACCCGTATTCTTCCTCATCACCTGCCATCCTTAATCACAAAGCCGCTGGCTGAGTCCTCTCCGCCTCGGAGTGCACGAATAGAACAGACGCAATCCAACCAAACAGGAAAGCTATCCGAGATCTTAGAGGCTGTAGAAAAAAATGTGATATACAAAGTCTTCGAGGAAAGTGGAAGAAATAAAACTCAAACAGCCAAAAGACTAGGTTTGTCCATTCGCAGTCTTTATTACAAGATGGAAAAGTATAAACTGAATTAA